TACCACATTTCTTTTCATGGAAATTGCTTTTAAAAGTCAGCAAATTCcacccagataattttaaaagaactttcTGAAAACAACTCTAAGGTTATCTGAAAACACAAATTTTCCTAAAAAGAAAGAGTGTAGAAGGATACACCCTAcaagctattaaaaatataatatacagtaacaataattaaaatagtatgcTCTTTTGTTAGGACTAGACAGAAAAATCTAGAAATAGATCATCAAGTAGATAGATGCCTTTAGGATAAAGGCATTCTAAAAGTGGAGTAAGGCCACAAACCACGTAAAAATCAACTAATTAAGAAAAGCGGTTGTATCCTTTATACATAATAAACCACAATGAAATTCCATGTACTGAAATTCTATGTAAAAAACAAAGCCATGAGGAGgtagaaaaaatgtaaagaatatttataaaatcttaaGGTGAGGAAGGCTAACGTCATATAACACAAGAAAATATAGAATTGACTACATTGAAAAAAGCctgaatttcaaaaaaaaaaaacccatgccATAACTAGAACTgaagacaaaacaataaaaagtaactGGGAAGGAATGTgggagaaaaggggagaaaaaaaaggaactgcaATGTAGATGACAGTTAAATGATTCCTATCCTCGATATCCAGTGTTTTTACAAAACAGCATAGAAAAAGATAATAGAAGAGGACCTGAATAAGTAACTCACAAAAGAATACAACTatccaataaacatatgaaaaaacataGACATGCAGGAATATTCATAGATACATTAAAACAATAACATAACATTTTGCCTATCAATTTTAGCAAAGTTTACAAACACAACTTATACCAAGGATTACGGTAGGTAGACATTCTTACACATAGCTAGTAGGGGGGATAGATTGGTGCAAGCTTTCTAATGAGGCTTTGGATGATCTTTATCAAAAGCCaatctttaaaaagtatatatagtcTTTGATCCAACAATTTTGTTTGCAGAATTTAGTTCAAGGAAATAAGGATATAAGCCAGCTACAATAATGTTCATTTTAGTCCTGTTTAAAATAAGGAAAGATGCAGCCTATACACAATATTGAAGACTGATTACATATACTATTGTTCATATGTAGGATCAACTACTATATGGTCAGTAAAAAATGGTCTATATAATTGACACCACCAACTACTATCAAGGATAGGGAACCAAACGAATTCTTATACGCTGATGGTAAGACTATAAATGTGCAAAAGTAACTTGGAAAACTATGGCAATATGTATCCAAGCTGAACATCCACATCACCAGTAATTCCCACTTCTAATTGAAGCGTATATATACCCTATAGAAATGTGTACATAAATGGACCAAAAGACATGCCCCAAAATGTTCAGAGCTGCACAATTTATAATAGCCCCAATGTGAAAAACCACCCAAACATTTATCAATAGTAGAATGAAGAAATTAGTTTATTTGTACAACGCAATACTATACAGCAAAGAAAATTAATGGACCAGTATctcatgctacaatgtggatgaatcaTACAAGATGTTGAGCTAAAGAAGCCAGAGTACATACTGTAGACAGGATTCCATGTATATAATTGACAGTGATAAAGTCAAGACAGTAGTGACTGGGAAACCATGTGAGGGAGGCTTCTGGGGCACTTGTAATGTTTTATATCTTGGTCTGACGGGAGTGACATGAGTGTACCCACTTTGTGAAAACTCACTGATTTGTACACTTATAAGCACTCTTCCATAAATATGTTTTACTTCAACACAAAGTTTAGTTAAAAAAAGTGATGGTCTACATAGGTTTCTCTTAAACATGTGATCCATAGATCTGCAGCACAAACAGATTGGGATGCTTTTTAGAAAGTACACTCCAATTTACTGAATCTAATTCTCTGGAAGATGTAGGATTCTGTATTTTAAACAAACTCACTGGAAAATCATTATGTAGACTAAAGTTTGAAAGCTACGGTGTAGGAAAATATTTAATGTCATGGAGAGTAGTAGTTAATAGCAGACTCTGAAGTCAAAATGCCTGGGATCAAATCTAGCCTCTGCCATTTAATAGAGGTGTGACCCTGGGGAAGGCATTCTAgttctcttggcctcagttttctcaagtgataaaatgaaaataataatagtatttacctGACATGGTTCTTTCAAGGACTGAGTTAATAGATATGTAAAGTACTTGGAATAGCGCCTGGCACATAGTACAGactattttaaaaaacccaataAAGCAAATAAAGGAAAAGGTATACAGTGTAATTCTACTTCCAGGAGATTATCTATATAAGTATAGATGcatatttacaaataattacAAAGATAGAGATCAAAGTGTTCACAGTATTATCTATGGattatgtgattattttatttttgctcctataatcttattttctaaaatgaaaaatttataagaaaatcaatAGTTTTTGAAAGTTAGTAACTTATGGTTTATTTGATTTATTATGCCCATATTTCTTAAGGTCCCCTTAACATTACAGCTAGATGACACGTTGGtggtaggaaaaaaacaaaagccctaGAGCAACTTTCCCAAGATACTGTATATTTATTAGCACTGAAGAAAGTGAGGCATTCTCTACCTGATCACTAACTGCAGAAAGTGACCAGGACTGCATGGGAGCGGGTACACTTCTGGCTACTTCCCTTGTTTTTAGCTGCCAGGAAGGAGATCCCTTTCAATGGAGGCTCTCCCTGAATTTTCCACATTGGAATCAATCAGTCAATGTTTGTAGGTTCTAGAAATTCACTTTCAGGTATGTAAAGTCAAGAGAGATACTGAGGGTGAGGCAGCCAACTCATGGGAATATTACACAGTAAAAACACAGAATTCAATTAGCGTTTACTTATTTgactgttctttcttttcctgaccttttcttctcctgttcttatatctcttttttggttttcttccttttgatcCTACCTAGACTTTATGCTTGCATGTATGTGGCTCTTACAAGTACTTTAGTCCTGTTAGTGGTTCTACTCTTGACTTCTGCCCCAGTGTTAAGGACTGCCAACTTGGAACATCAGTTCAACCTTCTTatgttaacttccatttttagaCAAAAATCTTGAGTTATGCTAATTCCTACAGTCAGTCAATTTCATCAAACCTTAGTAATGTACAAATATTTATGAGTGGTTACTGGTAAAATACTCCTACTACACATTACAAAAGTTGAAGATGCAGTctacaaatttaaaactttaagaaTGGACTTCAAATGAATaagcaaacaataaaaatgttagcAAGAGTGGTGAAGGTTCTTCAACAGTATCATAAAAAGTGAgcaatggccaggcgcggtggctcatgcctgtaatcgcagcactttgggacgccaagaagggtggatcacgaggtcagcagttcaagaccagcctggccaagatggtgaaaccccatctctactaaaaatacaaaaattagccaggtgtggtggcaggcgcctgtaatcccagcttctcaggaggctgaggcagagaactgcttaaacccgggaggcagagattgcagtgagctgagatcgtgccactgcactccagccttggtgacagagcgagactctatctcaaaaaaaaaaaaaaagtgagcaatgATGGCAAATAGTATCTCATAAACAAACCTGTAGGTGATATGGAGAATCAAAGATAGAAGGTATGACTCCAGGTTTCAGTTTAATATTTGGAGCACTTCTGTCAAAATCTGTCTTCTTAAAGTGCCTCGAACACAACACATCTCCTTTTTTAGGCTCCCAAATGCCGGCTGCATTCACATCAAGTCTTTTCATTGCTAATACCCATTTCCTTTTGATGTTTTCATCTGTGGggaatctagaaaaaaaatacaaaaaatattttaaaatcaaatactaTTGCTATATAATTGAATTAAAGCTGCCTTATACAACTGTGACTAAATTGATTCGTTAACTAGTTTATTAGTCTTGAGAATTATATTTAGGAAGCCATAATTCATGCTTTTGTTACTTTCCGTTTTAATATTCAGATTTTCTGCCAATCATGCTGCAGATATATGGCCCTCATTTCAATTTTTCtcataaggaagaaaagtttCAATGGATATTTAGCATCTTATAGTAAGATCCACAATTGAAGGTATTTATTCATCTATAGATGATAAAAGAATTATCACTTGGGCCTTTTCCTATCTGaaataatatccagaatttatccTCGATAAAAAGGGCCCCTTGTAATTCCATTCTTCCGTCAGCATCAGAAAATTGCTTAGTACAGCATTTAATACATAGCAGGTCTACAGATGCTTAGtgaatgaatgcagagaatagctGTAGAGTGTGGAGTTCTGGAGATCAGTGCTATTTTGAGAGATATGAAGGCCCAATAGCCATATCTTACTCAATTTTCAAGCTGGttcaaatttttctaaaataaggtAGGATATATATGCTCATTTTTGATTTATTATATCTAACAAAACAGCTAGGAGATCTTTCTCTAAcacatagcacagtgcctggcacaaaagcAGCAAAATAAACCTTTAACAAGTGAACAATTATTAAATCTTATTACTCCTTCACTTACTCCTTCATGGCTGTCAGGAGAATGGCTAAAATATGAAACTAAAATCATTATTTGCAACACAGCTAAAGATCCCTTGGTCTGAacttgtaatttatattttttctctataacCTATGCTTGATCTATTTCTAAATACAGAGGGCAATATATTCGAGCAAAGCTCCTTCATTCAGATTGTAAACTATATGTAAACAACATTGAATTTCTTTGGCGGTGTGATAAAATACAAAGTAATAATATTAGCAAAAGTTAGCCTTATGGTATTTTTTGTAAACCAGTCTCTGATATCTTAGAGTATCTTAAAACTTTTAAACTAAATTATAAACATGTAAAGGTATCACATTGTCACTTCAAATTTAACAAAAAGGTTATTTAAAAAGGACTCGGGAACTAAAGTTCAAAATTGAAGACTTAAGTAGAACTGTCTTTTGCTTTTTATAACATGGCCAAAGTATTTGGCTTAACTACAGCAAAATCTTACACGTGAAAGGTCAGTCCTTTTAACTTCGAATTTGGCAAGCAGCGAGAAGCACATCCAATGGCAGAGCagcatttcaccattttagcaACTCAtaacaaaactgaaagaaaattagaATGTTAAGAGTCAGTAACTGGAAAGCTGAAGGGGAATATTTTCCCTTTCCCGGTGTTTTAGGAAACACAACATCAGGATAGAAAGCTAAAGACAAATATCTTCTTCTAACACCTGTAGCTTTGCTTACATCATTTTCCAGGGCCTTGACTCTTTAATAAGGAGAAACATTTAGCTATGTACCCCGAGTCTGATTTCAATTTTGTTGGCTTGTACATTTATTCCCCTTCCACCTTCTGACAGGTACCATGTTCTCTGTGCCACAAAGCCTTTTGCACACTAATTCCTACCCATCTTTCAGCCCCCGGCTTGCATCGCTTTCCCaggaaagccttccctgactgaCACCCAGATTGTCAGAGCTGCTCTAACATTAGCTCCCACAGGACACACACTTCTTCCTAGCACTTCTCCAGGTTGTTATCTTACACTTATTGCAGTGAttactcttattaatgtcttcctCCTCCACCAGTCTTGTTAGTTCCATGAGGTCACGGTGGAGTGTGTCTATTTTTCCTTACTTTTCGTCCTCACGGTTTAGCTGGTGACTGGCAATAGTGAATGTCAGTACATACTTGGAATGAACAGCAAGTAAACGGGAAAGGGAGGAAGCAAGAAGCACTTCCAGGTGCCAGCGAGTGCCCTGGGTCCAAGAGCGGCGCGCGGGACCCGCTGAGCCCAGGGCCGGGGCCGAGCTCCGCCCCTTTCTCCAGGCTCCCCGCCAcctgagggagagagggaggcccGGCACAGGTAACGATGCGCCCAGTGAGCGTCCTTTTCTCTGGGGCCAACCAGCGTCTCCGCGCCGCTGCCGCCCACCTCGCGCCGAACCACGCCCTGAGATTTGGGCGGGTAGCGATTGGGGGAAAACAGGCTACTTAAGAGTTATTACCGTTAGCAGCGAAGACTGCGACTAACGTCAACGACGGAGACTGCGTCTACCTTCGCTTCCGCCTCGTAGCCCCGGGAACCGGAAATCCGTCTGCCCCGGGTCACGTGCTTAGGAGCCATATTGTCGCTGGTGGccgctggggctgggaggggtGTGCTAGAGAGGCGCAGCTTCTCTGGGCGTGGTTTTTATCCTGGGGGAAGGATCGGTGGAATGTGAGGAGAGGTGGAGGAGATGGCGGCGACGGCCCGGGAAGATGGCGCCAGCGGTCAAGAGCGAGGTCAGCGGGGCTGCGAGCACTATGACAGAGGATGTCTCCTGAAGGTGACGCCTTCTATGGGCTCTTCCCTGACAAGCTTCCGTCGGATTGGGCTGGGGCGGGCTGGGCAGGCGGTTAGGCTTGGATTTAAGTT
The nucleotide sequence above comes from Symphalangus syndactylus isolate Jambi chromosome 10, NHGRI_mSymSyn1-v2.1_pri, whole genome shotgun sequence. Encoded proteins:
- the THAP6 gene encoding THAP domain-containing protein 6 isoform X2, which translates into the protein MVKCCSAIGCASRCLPNSKLKGLTFHVFPTDENIKRKWVLAMKRLDVNAAGIWEPKKGDVLCSRHFKKTDFDRSAPNIKLKPGVIPSIFDSPYHLQEHSYSVMDSPKKLKHKLDHVIGELEDTKESLRNVLDREKRFQKSLRKTIRELKDECLISQETANRLDAFCWECCQESIEQDYIS